In Centroberyx gerrardi isolate f3 chromosome 20, fCenGer3.hap1.cur.20231027, whole genome shotgun sequence, a genomic segment contains:
- the crygmxl2 gene encoding crystallin, gamma MX, like 2: MGKIIFYEGRNFQGRHWECNSDCMDTFRHFNCCNSIRVSGGHWVAYEKPYYMGYQYILGQGEYPDYNCWMGYNNCVRSCQMYPPYRGSYKMRIFNRPDMMGNMMEFMDDCPNVYERFHYRDIFSCNIMEGYWIFYEHPNYRGRQYFLRPGEYRACGDWGCHNPMVGSFRRMRMM; encoded by the exons ATGGGAAAG ATTATCTTCTACGAAGGCCGCAACTTCCAGGGCCGCCACTGGGAGTGCAACAGTGACTGCATGGACACCTTCAGGCACTTCAACTGCTGCAACTCCATCCGTGTCAGCGGCGGTCACTGGGTGGCCTACGAGAAGCCTTACTACATGGGATACCAGTACATCCTGGGTCAGGGCGAGTACCCCGACTACAACTGCTGGATGGGCTACAACAACTGCGTCCGCTCCTGCCAGATGTACCCCCCT tACAGAGGATCCTACAAGATGAGGATCTTCAACAGGCCTGACATGATGGGAAACATGATGGAGTTCATGGATGACTGCCCCAACGTGTACGAGCGCTTCCATTACCGTGACATTTTCTCCTGCAACATCATGGAGGGTTACTGGATCTTCTATGAGCACCCCAACTACAGAGGACGCCAGTACTTCCTGCGCCCTGGAGAGTACAGGGCCTGTGGCGACTGGGGCTGCCACAACCCCATGGTGGGCTCCTtcaggaggatgaggatgatgtaA